Genomic segment of Cryptococcus neoformans var. neoformans JEC21 chromosome 5 sequence:
GGGTTATCTGACCTCTTCTAACATAGCTCTCACACTGTATTGTCTGTCAGCCAATCATGAAGTCGTGAATTCGAAAGATTTACATTGAGGTTTAGGCCCAACTTGATTCCCATCAGCACTTACACAGATTGTGAACCCTCAAACTTACTGCATGGACACCAGCTATAGCCATGCCGGAGTACAGATATCCTGTGGCATGTTGTCTGTCTCCAAGATTGAATTGATTTTCACAAGTTGACAATCGTACAAAATGTGCACAACTTTATAATGGTTAGCATATTCCTATCAACAAGTTAAATGAGCTCGGCTCACTTGGAAAACAAATTATAAGCTCGCAAAGAGCTCAATGCAGTGTGGTCGCACTCTTCAAATAACAAAGCCGAACAATGTCGCATGAAAATGGACTCATAGCTGCGCATCAAAGCGGGATGCTCCTGCTTGATCAACCGCAAGCCCAGGTACAGTACACAGCAATGTaaaagaggagagtagTGAGCAGTCCGAattggaggagattgacGATCGCGACCGGAGACTTGGGTCATATTGCATATATTGAGGTCCGTAATGAAAGCAGGCATGTCTACACTCAAGCACCATGGGGCATAAAAGGCGGAAAAGTAGTCCAAAGCTTGATCGTGGATCGTCTTGCTGATGttgagagaggatggaagattaCGGGACCAGTCAATCCAATCGCCCATTCGTGGCTCAtgggtggaagaggctTCTGTTTCTTGAAGACGTGAGCTAGCGCATGTCCACAGGGACGTGGGGCCATGCTGCACCAAGGCCGCATCGGCTTTACCGACCCTCTGGTAGAACATTAGAATGGAGTAGAGCGAATGCTTTTCAGTGCGAAAGTCTCGCACCTGAAATAGTTCATAGTCCGGCCCTCCTTCGACCTTCCGTAATCGTGAAGATGTAACAGGCAACGTATCGATATTGTGTAGCATCTGCCTTGCGGAAGTAGTCGAGCTAGGGGTCGTGTTTTTGGATCCCAAAGCCGCCGGTAACCTATCGATAGCATGATTCGTCGGTAACTCAGCCATTCTCGAGGAGCTTTCATTAGAGGGGGTTTGGATTATTGATTCGATAAGTCCAACATCTGACAAAGATTGTGTCGGAGGAGCAGCCATCGATCTTGAAGCTGTGGTAGCAGCCAGGAGGTTCTCCACGAGCTTCTCAAAACGATCCATCCGTGCATTAATGTCTTCAATATGTTCCAGGTTGGTCCTGAGAGCGACGCTGAATACCTCGTCCAGTGTTTGAACAAGTAGAGGTTCACTTACTTTCGACGGTCCTCATCCTTATATTCGCAAGCTGAGTCTCGGTTCTTACATATAGTGCACTGCGGAACCATTCCATCACAGCGTATTTTCCTATTGATCATGATTGTCAGCATATAGCTCATTATTCAAGAAGCTGAAAGGTATTATAAtttgccttcttcagaGGACTTGCCTTCTACGACACTCATCGCAAGCTCTTGAAGCATGACGGACCTGGCGTTTTGACGGTGGAAGCGCTGGACGGCTACTGCTCTCCTCAGAGTCTGATGCTCTATGCTTAGAAGGCATTATTACTGAGGCCTTGGGCCGGGCTATTATTAACAGTAACTTGAGGAATAGATTACAGACGACGACAGGAGATAAGGAAGAACACCTGACAATAATAATGCCTCCGCTTATTCTTGCCTGCGTTCAGAGTTCAGCGGCCAAATGTATGTCTTAATGTTATTTGACCATATTCCAAAAAGGGCTCAACAGTACTGGAGCTCATTCGTTCTCTTTCGAATTCGTTGTCTATATCATATGAAAGAATAGCAAGAATAGCAACGAATCTATACTTGGTGAATAACGCATTAGGGGAGGAGCATTATTCATCCTTCCATCGACGCGAGAGACTGGACGGAATACACTGTCTATTTTTATGTTATCACCACCATTACCATActgcatcatcatgcatgtcagcagcagcagtcgTCGGGCTATTTCTTAGAGTGATGAGTCATTCCTGAATTCCTCCTGCTGTTtgtcgttgttgttgacggTCCTGCTGGCTGCCCCTatttcttccattccttccaAGTTAAGAAGTTCACTACTACCCAAATGACATACGAAAACTCCAATATGCATTCACAATAAGAGCATCATTTAGTCCCTAAAGCGGGTTCATCGGACAGCATGGTTTTCATAGTCAGCTGATAAAGTGATAACTCGCTATTGCTTTTTAATAAGGTAGGAAAGCAGTTGTCAAATATACCTTCTGACCGGGAATTAAGCCTTCGGAGTTCGGCATCCCTGATCAACTTCTAGAAGAGGCGGATTTCCCGGGAATCGATTCCCGTTTTCTACTGACCGCAACAATGAGAGCGCGATAAGGGGGAAACATGATCATTCGCCTGAATGCATCTTCTCAAGCTTAGTCTATAAAGGTGAGATACACTCTGAAAAACGAATGGCCTTTATCCCCCAATACGATGTCAAACCCCGGTTCAATGGATCGAATGGAGGCTGACTACGACGTTGAAAAGGTCGACCTCGCCAGGCACGACGTTCTCTATGTTTCAGACGTAGCTCCTGTCGCAACAGGAAAACAGCTGGATGAGAGGCAGAATCGCAATGTAGGTGGCGGCTCGTTTTATTAATGGAAAGCGCGCTGATGCATTGTTTATCTTCCAGTATGATGCTGCTgcaatcttcttcgctgAGCTTGCTCGGCGCCCAGATGCT
This window contains:
- a CDS encoding expressed protein, giving the protein MPSKHRASDSEESSSRPALPPSKRQVRHASRACDECRRRKIRCDGMVPQCTICKNRDSACEYKDEDRRKTNLEHIEDINARMDRFEKLVENLLAATTASRSMAAPPTQSLSDVGLIESIIQTPSNESSSRMAELPTNHAIDRLPAALGSKNTTPSSTTSARQMLHNIDTLPVTSSRLRKVEGGPDYELFQRVGKADAALVQHGPTSLWTCASSRLQETEASSTHEPRMGDWIDWSRNLPSSLNISKTIHDQALDYFSAFYAPWCLSVDMPAFITDLNICNMTQVSGRDRQSPPIRTAHYSPLLHCCVLYLGLRLIKQEHPALMRSYESIFMRHCSALLFEECDHTALSSLRAYNLFSNCAHFVRLSTCENQFNLGDRQHATGYLYSGMAIAGVHALGLNLNCESYVRRGQITPDERNLREYAFWTTYLQDTIRALAAGRQPILVDTSSAPFPQIDSILDDVLWSSPTVPLYSVTPPSPGLSVNGLRSMRSTAFHWMARLAVISRSVLETLYSSSNGESTREESAWDLLQQLETWHDRFPLAHPDMNPLPHVLLLLMTYHLVVIFILRPFYRSTSTTIPAQKCQQAAQSILYLLDLFESVHGLRFCHHNLINAIFGAATIFLLGNIKSKDIGFSSTDLLNFNRCVDHMSRLSLTWTEAAMSHDILVALQAECEQPSAEPLLDQNDLNPSFPPFNSFNDMQDIWGLMFPDQAFQWQDLNEASM